Proteins encoded in a region of the Flammeovirga yaeyamensis genome:
- a CDS encoding putative porin, giving the protein MKRIVYILLSFILLSHLSYAQNDDQDKEVDAVEGQEPNKDGVTLEQDSSWLKGPQTTWYLTKDDFYKIHFEEHVMDSSYTHLHRYDVHGQKGYVHQTLGNNASALRSYWDQPVNHLRQSMGITAFDPYALDLDTWQYYNAYVPVTDFNGVVGQDNRGKIGGQIGRNIDPYWAAGLYFQRYSEPYIIGRDKISNSYNGQVHTAFGLNTRYESEDNKYKLMASFYQYFHEGPESGGLAMKQLVTGDQTPDDLFALGRGQLTNYFPDGVSSFKWYTNYQLYHQYALVDSARLQVFHEFNRNQYRYSYANSESTISTNRLYYDQFNDHTYDYVTSLDNNAGFQPGYQPPVDTNYEYGSKPLVGYKQEYIDNKAGVKSRLGPTFWSGYIQHRFYRYQQQNSDDYTPIPMDQQLFLGGDVELLLPNKLGALTGHAEYDVLKGNIFNIDAEVKSKYLNAGFVLQNTLAPMFAQQFASVFMSWQNDMNPIARQQIHIAPQLPLGEKGNFQVFGELNNIGNYIYYDKYARPVQLSDNITYSRYGTKFKLRLGPIQQIAQAVYTVNNNQEVMPTPDVFFTYELSYFKEFKNGMMSLYTGFDTRYIASYYGYAFNPVTQQFHVQNDYKTEGNFNLDFFVNFKMRRCMAFIRLSDLMNLADARSGYWATPGYMGPGFGFSYGVRWLMFE; this is encoded by the coding sequence TTGAAAAGAATAGTCTATATACTTTTATCTTTTATACTTCTATCTCATCTCTCCTACGCACAAAATGATGATCAAGATAAGGAAGTAGATGCTGTTGAAGGTCAGGAACCCAACAAAGATGGGGTAACTCTTGAGCAAGATAGTTCATGGTTAAAGGGACCTCAAACCACTTGGTACCTTACCAAAGATGATTTCTATAAAATTCATTTTGAAGAACATGTAATGGACTCTTCTTATACCCATTTACATCGATACGATGTACATGGACAAAAAGGTTATGTGCATCAAACTCTTGGAAATAATGCCAGTGCATTAAGATCATATTGGGATCAACCTGTAAACCACCTAAGACAATCGATGGGTATTACAGCATTCGATCCTTATGCTTTAGATTTAGATACTTGGCAATATTACAATGCCTATGTACCTGTAACCGATTTTAACGGGGTAGTTGGACAAGATAACCGTGGAAAAATTGGTGGACAAATTGGTCGAAACATCGATCCTTACTGGGCTGCAGGATTGTATTTCCAAAGATATTCGGAACCCTATATTATAGGTCGAGATAAAATTAGTAACTCTTACAACGGGCAAGTACATACTGCTTTTGGATTAAATACACGTTATGAGTCCGAAGACAATAAGTATAAATTGATGGCCAGTTTCTATCAATATTTTCATGAAGGACCCGAATCTGGCGGTCTTGCCATGAAACAATTGGTAACAGGTGATCAAACTCCTGACGATCTTTTTGCTTTAGGTCGAGGTCAGTTAACCAATTACTTCCCTGATGGGGTAAGTTCATTTAAATGGTACACAAACTACCAACTGTATCATCAATATGCTTTGGTTGATAGTGCAAGATTACAAGTATTCCATGAGTTTAACCGTAATCAATATCGTTACAGCTATGCGAACTCAGAATCAACTATCTCTACCAACCGTTTGTATTATGATCAGTTTAATGATCATACTTATGATTATGTCACTTCTTTAGACAATAATGCAGGATTTCAACCAGGCTATCAACCGCCGGTAGACACCAATTATGAATATGGTAGCAAACCATTAGTAGGATATAAACAAGAATATATAGACAATAAAGCAGGTGTTAAGAGTAGATTAGGACCTACCTTCTGGTCAGGATATATACAACACCGTTTCTATCGATATCAACAACAAAATTCTGACGACTACACTCCTATCCCCATGGATCAACAGTTATTTTTGGGTGGAGACGTGGAATTATTGTTACCCAATAAGTTAGGTGCATTAACAGGACATGCAGAATATGATGTATTGAAAGGTAATATTTTTAATATTGATGCTGAAGTAAAAAGTAAATATCTAAATGCTGGTTTCGTTTTACAGAACACCTTAGCACCAATGTTTGCTCAACAATTTGCAAGTGTATTTATGTCTTGGCAAAATGATATGAACCCAATTGCAAGACAACAAATTCATATTGCTCCTCAGTTACCGCTTGGTGAGAAAGGTAATTTCCAAGTATTTGGCGAGCTGAATAATATTGGAAATTATATTTATTATGATAAATATGCCCGCCCTGTTCAGCTATCTGATAATATCACCTACTCTCGTTATGGAACAAAATTTAAATTAAGACTTGGGCCAATACAACAAATTGCTCAGGCTGTTTATACTGTAAATAATAATCAGGAAGTGATGCCAACTCCTGACGTTTTCTTTACTTATGAACTTTCCTATTTCAAGGAGTTTAAAAATGGTATGATGAGTTTGTATACAGGTTTTGACACCCGATATATTGCAAGTTATTATGGCTATGCTTTTAATCCTGTGACTCAGCAATTCCATGTTCAAAATGATTATAAAACCGAAGGTAATTTCAATCTCGATTTCTTTGTTAATTTTAAAATGAGGAGATGTATGGCCTTCATTCGTCTAAGTGACTTAATGAATTTAGCAGATGCACGTAGCGGATACTGGGCTACTCCCGGTTATATGGGACCTGGCTTCGGGTTTTCGTACGGTGTAAGATGGCTAATGTTTGAATAA
- a CDS encoding NUDIX hydrolase, with amino-acid sequence MHLKESISYCPKCGKKEFIFDKKRFVCNSCNFDLYINASAAVAALILNDKNELLLSRRKFDPQKDTLDLPGGFVDIHEKGEDALKREIKEELNLKITEMNYFGSFPNTYTFRGNDYYTLDLAFICRVESFEPMQANDDVSAIEFIPLDKVNVDEIGLSSIKVIVGSYLAENLY; translated from the coding sequence ATGCATCTGAAAGAAAGTATCTCCTATTGCCCAAAATGTGGCAAAAAGGAATTTATATTTGATAAAAAACGATTCGTCTGCAACAGTTGTAACTTTGACTTATACATCAATGCATCTGCTGCGGTAGCCGCCTTAATTCTGAACGATAAAAATGAGTTACTCCTTTCCCGAAGAAAATTTGATCCTCAAAAAGACACATTAGATCTTCCTGGAGGGTTTGTAGATATCCATGAAAAAGGAGAAGATGCCCTAAAAAGGGAAATCAAAGAAGAACTAAATTTAAAAATCACTGAAATGAACTATTTCGGTTCCTTTCCTAATACCTATACTTTTAGAGGTAACGACTACTATACTTTAGACTTGGCTTTTATCTGTAGAGTAGAATCCTTCGAACCAATGCAGGCTAACGATGATGTAAGTGCTATTGAATTTATCCCTTTGGATAAGGTGAATGTGGATGAAATTGGTTTGAGTTCTATTAAGGTGATTGTGGGGAGTTATCTAGCGGAGAATTTATATTAA
- a CDS encoding toxin-antitoxin system YwqK family antitoxin: MFKTNSLFKVISLLILFSCSDIERNYYSNGVIQEEFNPTTGDKFFYDTTGLKIGEIKRISENEELLKEYFSTGNVKLISERKNGKFHGETTSFWENGNLKHIVTYYNNAKKGELKIYSEKTPNKLIFIDYYEPLGIIEDTDDVLISRTIVDSSETNLKTYSFIDERVSIKNPSVGDTVVTTLTCNQESEKGYNLVLLGDFDSLFSIKNNAKIDTISIKENTLSFEHICKEEGERIWRVIFIMKNGNYVYYFPYEIKINISA, encoded by the coding sequence ATGTTTAAGACAAATAGTTTATTTAAGGTAATATCACTCTTAATTTTGTTTTCTTGCTCCGATATAGAAAGAAACTATTATTCTAATGGAGTTATTCAAGAAGAATTTAATCCAACAACAGGAGATAAGTTTTTTTACGATACAACAGGACTTAAAATAGGCGAAATTAAAAGAATAAGTGAAAACGAAGAACTTTTAAAAGAATATTTTTCAACAGGGAACGTAAAATTAATATCTGAACGAAAAAATGGTAAATTTCACGGAGAAACTACATCATTTTGGGAAAATGGCAATCTAAAACATATTGTAACTTATTATAATAATGCAAAGAAAGGGGAGCTTAAAATTTACTCAGAAAAAACACCAAATAAATTAATTTTTATTGATTACTATGAACCTTTAGGCATTATCGAAGATACAGATGATGTCCTTATATCAAGAACAATTGTAGATTCTAGTGAAACAAACTTGAAAACATATAGTTTTATTGATGAAAGAGTATCTATTAAAAACCCATCTGTAGGGGATACAGTTGTTACAACATTAACTTGTAATCAAGAATCAGAAAAAGGTTATAACTTAGTACTTTTAGGCGATTTTGATTCACTATTTTCAATTAAAAATAATGCAAAAATTGATACAATAAGTATTAAAGAAAATACTTTATCATTTGAACACATTTGTAAAGAAGAAGGGGAAAGAATATGGAGAGTTATTTTTATTATGAAGAATGGTAATTACGTATATTATTTTCCATATGAGATTAAAATTAATATATCGGCTTAA
- a CDS encoding Fic family protein, whose amino-acid sequence MTLIETIQEYKAIGIEKVVDFEKFNNYTITAHSTQVEGSTLTFDDATLLLDEGLTPKGKPFIHSQMVTDHHKALLFIKEQVSKKRLITPEFIKEINAYVMKSTGSLYNTILGEVDSSKGEYRKGSVYAGQRYFVNYQKVEGLVNKLCKTISDQLKKESITIDDKINLSFYAHFELVSIHPFYDGNGRTSRLLMNYLQALFELPMSVVFKEDKLEYIQSLEKSREESDLNYFYDFMREQYQKLLSNEIKKYKVQNDGEGYKSLDF is encoded by the coding sequence ATGACATTAATAGAAACAATTCAAGAATATAAAGCAATTGGTATTGAGAAAGTGGTTGATTTTGAAAAATTCAATAACTATACAATTACAGCTCACAGTACTCAAGTGGAAGGATCAACATTAACCTTTGATGATGCCACTCTTTTATTGGATGAGGGTTTAACTCCTAAAGGGAAGCCATTTATCCACTCTCAAATGGTTACTGATCATCACAAAGCTTTATTATTTATAAAAGAACAAGTTTCAAAAAAGAGATTAATCACTCCTGAGTTTATTAAAGAGATAAATGCCTATGTTATGAAATCCACTGGTAGCCTTTATAATACAATATTAGGAGAAGTGGATAGTAGCAAAGGAGAATATAGAAAAGGAAGCGTTTATGCAGGTCAGAGGTACTTTGTTAATTATCAGAAAGTAGAGGGATTAGTCAATAAATTGTGTAAAACAATATCAGATCAATTAAAAAAGGAATCTATAACTATTGATGATAAAATTAATTTATCCTTTTATGCTCATTTCGAATTAGTAAGTATACATCCTTTTTATGACGGTAACGGAAGGACATCAAGATTATTGATGAATTATCTCCAAGCTCTTTTTGAATTACCTATGTCTGTAGTCTTTAAGGAAGATAAGCTCGAGTATATTCAAAGTCTGGAAAAATCTAGAGAAGAAAGCGATTTGAATTATTTTTATGATTTCATGAGAGAACAGTACCAAAAGCTACTAAGTAATGAGATAAAAAAATACAAAGTTCAAAATGATGGAGAGGGGTATAAAAGTTTAGATTTTTAA
- the pflA gene encoding pyruvate formate-lyase-activating protein: MSIIYPQQDASHLNEKDPEQIRIHSIETFGTHDGPGIRFIVFVQGCQFRCLYCHNPDTFDVKGGKFVTLDEIEKRVLRQRPYFGDDGGITISGGEPLLHRTKILTLFKRLKEKGIHTCLDSNGRLVNKQVEELLEYTDLLMLDVKHINDDCHHKLTSVSNGPTLKLAEMREKQGKPMWIRYVLVPGWSDQEEYLHELGQHFKDYKTIEKIEIQPYHKLGVHKWEAMGMEYGLEGVEPPTKEQIEKTVEIFSQYFKEVHVN; encoded by the coding sequence ATGAGTATCATTTATCCACAACAAGACGCTTCTCATTTAAATGAGAAAGACCCTGAACAAATTAGAATTCATTCCATCGAAACTTTTGGTACCCACGACGGTCCAGGTATTCGTTTTATTGTATTCGTTCAAGGATGTCAGTTTAGATGTTTGTACTGCCATAATCCCGATACATTCGATGTAAAAGGAGGCAAGTTTGTAACATTGGATGAAATCGAAAAAAGAGTATTACGTCAGCGTCCTTATTTTGGAGATGATGGAGGTATCACGATTTCTGGTGGAGAACCATTATTACATAGAACCAAAATCTTGACATTGTTTAAAAGACTAAAGGAAAAAGGCATCCACACTTGCCTAGATTCTAACGGACGATTAGTCAACAAACAAGTCGAAGAACTTCTAGAATACACAGACCTTTTGATGTTGGACGTAAAGCATATCAACGACGATTGTCATCACAAATTGACCTCAGTTTCTAACGGGCCTACCTTAAAGTTGGCGGAAATGAGAGAGAAACAAGGTAAGCCAATGTGGATTAGATATGTATTGGTACCAGGTTGGTCGGATCAAGAAGAATACCTTCACGAATTAGGTCAGCATTTTAAGGATTACAAAACCATCGAGAAAATCGAAATCCAACCTTACCACAAACTAGGCGTCCATAAATGGGAAGCCATGGGAATGGAATACGGATTGGAAGGCGTTGAACCTCCAACGAAAGAACAAATTGAAAAAACGGTAGAGATCTTCTCTCAATATTTTAAAGAAGTTCATGTGAACTAA
- a CDS encoding ABC transporter substrate-binding protein, producing the protein MNTSKFPNRIVCLTDEVTEWLYMLGESHRIVGISAFAERPAEAKLEKPMVCGFTGANYKKILDQKPDMVIGFSDLQAEIGARLIKEGIPTLITNQRSVEEIINTLEMIARMIGAEHKAAVYIEKMRSMVRSAQLKTKHLTNRPKVYFEEWNSPLITGIKWVSEMIELAGGEDVFSELSVHQSAQERVLFDFNQVIDKAPEIGLFCWCGRKFDEAELLNRNNINQVPFYQTKDYQEVDPLFMLQPGPAAILEGLPFLERIIEDYNNKK; encoded by the coding sequence ATGAATACGTCTAAATTTCCAAATAGAATCGTTTGCCTAACAGATGAGGTCACAGAGTGGCTGTACATGTTGGGAGAATCACATCGAATTGTGGGTATTTCTGCTTTTGCCGAGCGACCTGCCGAGGCGAAGTTGGAGAAACCAATGGTTTGTGGTTTCACGGGAGCGAACTATAAAAAGATTTTAGACCAAAAGCCTGATATGGTCATTGGCTTTTCGGATCTTCAGGCAGAGATCGGGGCGAGGCTGATTAAGGAAGGAATTCCGACGTTAATTACTAACCAACGATCTGTAGAAGAAATCATCAATACCTTAGAGATGATTGCCAGAATGATAGGAGCAGAGCACAAAGCCGCTGTTTATATCGAGAAGATGAGGAGTATGGTACGTAGTGCTCAGTTAAAAACAAAGCACTTGACTAACCGACCAAAGGTATATTTTGAGGAGTGGAACTCTCCTTTGATTACAGGAATTAAATGGGTATCTGAAATGATAGAACTTGCCGGAGGAGAAGATGTTTTCTCTGAATTGAGCGTTCATCAATCTGCCCAAGAAAGAGTGCTTTTCGATTTTAATCAAGTAATTGATAAAGCACCGGAAATAGGCCTGTTCTGTTGGTGTGGAAGGAAATTTGATGAAGCAGAGTTGTTAAACCGAAATAACATCAATCAAGTACCTTTCTATCAAACAAAAGATTATCAAGAAGTTGATCCATTGTTTATGCTTCAGCCAGGACCTGCGGCAATTTTAGAAGGCTTGCCTTTCCTGGAAAGAATCATAGAAGATTACAATAACAAGAAATAA
- a CDS encoding S-adenosylmethionine:tRNA ribosyltransferase-isomerase, which produces MNLPEINLDDYQYELPNERIAVHPANPRDSSKLMVYKEGNIEHKVFREITNELNSDYTLFFNNTKVLPARLYFKKPTGAQIEVFLLNPIAPTRDISAAMLEKSGTIWECAIGNFKRWKEDKLEAAVQTEKGIVKLTVSHEDREKRYVKFEWEEESLNFVDIISAAGNTPLPPYIKRTATEDDKETYQTVYSKNEGAVAAPTAGLHFTNEVLDVLKNQGVDEQEVTLHVSAGTFKPITADKVTDHDMHNEQIIITKENVKALIDANKVACVGTTSMRTLESSYWYGVRLLLDNNSTFDIQKLEAYERMESGVALPSRQESFGAILKHMEEHNLDTIHGETSIFIMPGYQFQVIDTLVTNFHLPSTTLVLLIAAFIGEDWRKVYQAALDNDYRFLSYGDSSILFRK; this is translated from the coding sequence TTGAATTTACCGGAGATAAATTTAGACGATTATCAATATGAATTGCCAAACGAGAGGATTGCTGTACATCCTGCTAATCCACGTGATTCATCAAAATTAATGGTGTATAAAGAGGGGAATATTGAGCATAAAGTGTTCAGGGAAATCACCAATGAATTGAATAGCGACTACACTTTATTTTTCAATAACACCAAAGTATTGCCGGCACGTTTGTATTTTAAAAAGCCGACGGGAGCACAGATTGAGGTGTTTTTGTTGAATCCAATTGCACCGACTCGTGATATTTCTGCTGCTATGTTGGAGAAATCGGGAACGATTTGGGAGTGTGCTATTGGTAATTTTAAACGTTGGAAAGAAGATAAATTAGAAGCAGCTGTTCAAACGGAGAAAGGGATTGTGAAGTTGACGGTTTCTCATGAGGATAGAGAAAAACGTTATGTGAAGTTTGAATGGGAAGAGGAGAGCTTAAACTTCGTGGATATTATTTCTGCGGCAGGGAATACGCCTTTGCCTCCTTATATAAAAAGAACGGCTACTGAAGATGATAAGGAGACTTATCAGACAGTATATTCGAAGAACGAGGGAGCGGTAGCAGCACCAACTGCGGGACTTCATTTTACCAACGAAGTACTTGATGTCTTAAAGAATCAAGGAGTGGATGAACAGGAGGTGACACTTCACGTAAGTGCAGGGACGTTTAAACCGATCACTGCAGATAAGGTGACTGATCACGACATGCACAACGAGCAGATCATTATCACGAAAGAGAATGTGAAGGCGTTGATTGATGCGAATAAAGTGGCTTGTGTGGGAACAACTTCGATGCGAACATTAGAATCGTCGTATTGGTATGGTGTTCGTCTGCTTTTGGATAACAACTCAACATTTGATATCCAAAAGTTAGAAGCTTACGAAAGAATGGAAAGTGGTGTAGCATTGCCATCAAGACAAGAGAGTTTTGGAGCCATACTAAAGCATATGGAGGAGCATAATTTGGATACTATTCATGGAGAAACTTCTATTTTTATTATGCCGGGTTATCAATTCCAAGTCATCGACACATTGGTAACGAATTTCCACTTGCCTTCTACAACTTTGGTGTTGTTGATTGCAGCATTTATTGGAGAAGATTGGAGAAAAGTATATCAAGCAGCTTTGGATAACGATTACCGTTTCCTAAGCTATGGAGATTCTTCAATTTTGTTCAGAAAGTAA